The genomic DNA AGGAAAACGGCGCTTTTCAACTATACCGCGGTGGCTCGACCTATTATATCAAGGGAGCCGGCGGAACAAACTACATGGACCGGTTGGCGGCATACGGCGGAAACTCTATCCGTACCTGGGGCACCGAAAACGGGCAGCAGGTGCTCGACCAGGCACAGCAACATGGCCTGACAGTTACCATGGGCCTGGATGTGGCCCGCGAGCGCCACGGCTTTGACTACAACGATACGGCCGCGGTGGCAAAGCAACTGGCGCAGCTCCGCACCGAAGTAATGCGCTACAAAGATCATCCGGCCCTGCTGCTCTGGGGCATCGGCAACGAACTGAACCTGCATTATACCAATCCCAAAGTATGGGATGCCGTGAATGACATTGCCACCATGATCCATGAGGTAGACCCCAGCCACCCGGTGGCGACGATGCTGGCCGGCTTGAATCAAAAAGAGGTGGATTATATCCGGGAAAAATGCCCGGCGCTGGACCTGATCGCCATCAACGCGTACGGCGATCTGCCTTCTGTGCCGCAAAAAGTGCAGGCATATGGCTGGAAAGGCGCTTACCTGATCACCGAATGGGGTCCTACCGGGCACTGGGAAGGACCGCAAACACCCTGGAAAGCTTCGGTAGAAGAAACCAGCTCTCAGAAAGCCGCCGTTTACGCGCAACGCTACCAGGCAACCATGAACCAGGACAAAGCCCGCTGCCTGGGCTCCTATGTGTTTTTGTGGGGCCAGAAGCAGGAAAGAACACCCACCTGGTATGGCCTGTTTACAGAAAAAGGAGAAGAATCGGAGGTGGTAGATGTGATGCAACACCTGTGGACGGGCAGCTGGCCACAAAACCGCGCGCCACACCTGAGCAGTTTTTTGCTGGATGGCCACCAGGCAACCGCTAATATCTACCTGGCGCCTAACAAAGGTTACACGGTGCAGGCCGCTGTAACGGACCCGGATCAGGACAAACTGACCTACCGCTGGGAACTTCTGCCCGAAAGCACCGACCTGAAAGAAGGCGGCGATGCGGAAAGCCGGCCCCAGGCGCTGCAGGGCCTACTG from Pontibacter liquoris includes the following:
- a CDS encoding glycoside hydrolase family 2 TIM barrel-domain containing protein → MKNRYTSPLLLLLALSTLACTNNNLVQQQSAASQQQKAGAIKVEIRQENGAFQLYRGGSTYYIKGAGGTNYMDRLAAYGGNSIRTWGTENGQQVLDQAQQHGLTVTMGLDVARERHGFDYNDTAAVAKQLAQLRTEVMRYKDHPALLLWGIGNELNLHYTNPKVWDAVNDIATMIHEVDPSHPVATMLAGLNQKEVDYIREKCPALDLIAINAYGDLPSVPQKVQAYGWKGAYLITEWGPTGHWEGPQTPWKASVEETSSQKAAVYAQRYQATMNQDKARCLGSYVFLWGQKQERTPTWYGLFTEKGEESEVVDVMQHLWTGSWPQNRAPHLSSFLLDGHQATANIYLAPNKGYTVQAAVTDPDQDKLTYRWELLPESTDLKEGGDAESRPQALQGLLNATTPGAATLQTPTKEGAYRLFVYAYDGNNNVATANIPFYVKN